A region of Lichenibacterium dinghuense DNA encodes the following proteins:
- a CDS encoding SDR family NAD(P)-dependent oxidoreductase, producing MSGNGGRQGRGRLDGKVAIITGAARGIGRSTAVLFAREGAAVVGIDIAGPVSTAITVEPATEDELAETGRLVEAEGGRWLAETLDQRNIGALRAAADRAATTFGGVDILFANAGIQDFKPILEMDDADWHDQIDVNLNGTANAVRAVAPHIVRRGGGRIILTSSTQGQHGTKFGASYSASKWGILGLMKSAALELGQHRITVNAVVPGLIDTPLTRHRSRYAQAVGDLDSDRPTEELEAEAKKKLTEKSPLGVPWISPDDIAPVVLFLASDEARMVSGAAYDATGGDSANNVA from the coding sequence ATGAGCGGGAACGGCGGACGGCAGGGCAGGGGGCGCCTCGACGGCAAGGTGGCGATCATCACGGGCGCGGCGCGCGGCATCGGCCGCTCCACCGCCGTGCTGTTCGCGCGCGAGGGCGCGGCGGTGGTGGGCATCGACATCGCCGGGCCGGTGTCCACGGCCATCACGGTCGAGCCCGCGACGGAGGACGAGCTCGCCGAGACGGGGCGGCTCGTCGAGGCCGAGGGCGGGCGCTGGCTCGCCGAAACGCTGGACCAGCGGAACATCGGAGCGCTCCGCGCGGCGGCCGACAGGGCGGCGACCACCTTCGGAGGCGTCGACATCCTGTTCGCCAACGCCGGCATCCAGGACTTCAAGCCGATCCTGGAGATGGACGACGCCGACTGGCACGACCAGATCGACGTCAACCTCAACGGCACCGCCAACGCCGTGCGGGCCGTGGCGCCCCACATCGTGCGCCGCGGCGGCGGGCGCATCATCCTCACCTCGTCGACGCAGGGGCAGCACGGCACCAAGTTCGGCGCCAGCTACTCGGCCTCGAAGTGGGGCATCCTCGGCCTGATGAAGTCGGCCGCGCTGGAACTCGGCCAGCACAGGATCACCGTCAACGCGGTCGTGCCCGGCCTCATCGACACGCCGCTGACGCGCCACCGCTCGCGCTACGCCCAGGCCGTGGGCGACCTCGACAGCGACAGGCCCACCGAGGAGCTGGAGGCCGAGGCGAAGAAGAAGCTGACGGAGAAGTCGCCGCTCGGCGTGCCGTGGATTTCGCCGGACGACATCGCCCCCGTGGTGCTGTTCCTGGCCTCCGACGAGGCCCGCATGGTGTCGGGCGCCGCCTACGACGCCACCGGCGGCGACAGCGCCAACAACGTCGCGTGA
- a CDS encoding rhamnan synthesis F family protein has protein sequence MTDDTNSDGERRPSAGESEALLTQRLAERLAERVAALEGENQGLREQVAAMLGSTSWRVTRPVRGVAQALRRRPAGAGRRGQTAPHTPLARPAPTHGQYTIAPGEAPSDPRSVWTLETGLFDASAYRAAAGLGAVSDLAAAEHYVIEGERRGIPPNGFFDPAVYAELHREVVGADIGLLIHYARYGRAEGRIASFDADADIRPGRRPFDPSLPTALLVCHEASRTGAPILGWNLARELNRGRNLVVALVNPGGDLGSIFYDEASAVVGPFRKGQLTWFYMARFGRELARRFPIDFAVANSIECQPVLIGLAAAGLPTVTLVHEYPTGPESRARMQSGIMLSQQVVFDARSQHEAALACWPGITPRNTHVFHQGASEVPADPKAPAPSPAALAAKRDAVFRAVRGDGTKPVVLGLGTVSMRKGPDLFVSCAAAAARRLGPGAMRFVWIGHTPAKPPEGDFPNWLADQVKRSGLGSDLVFLDAVDDLAGAYAAADAAMISSRLDPFPNVAMDAAAAGVPPVCFAEANGFADWLAADPRTAALSVPYLDADAAGAILAGLARDPERRRALGEALRERSARDFPMERYVARLMPLVAEAERIAAQEREDVALLLADDTFRADLWQNPHESFTRDEAVRLHVRKAASGQEANQYCRRPALGFVPQTYADHHPALDAAPYPNPLAHWIRAGKPAGPWSHPVLVAGEGEAAGRGASLRAALHLHLHYPELADDMLSALAANAARLDLFVSTTSDDKAAALRERFAGWDRGTVAVESCPNRGRDVGPMLTLFAERLRGYDVVGHLHGKRSLALTEVGLSLDLGVRWQAFLLGHLLGGAFPMADLILDRFAADERLGLAFPEDPNLTGWSLDREIASDLARRMDPAMAVPHSIDFPIGTMFWARPAALKPLFDLRLGWDDYPAEPVPIDGTMLHAIERLLPVVATHAGFGLTTTHVPGLTR, from the coding sequence ATGACCGACGACACGAACAGCGACGGGGAACGCCGTCCGTCCGCGGGCGAGAGCGAGGCCCTGCTGACCCAGCGTCTCGCCGAGCGGCTGGCCGAGCGCGTCGCCGCGCTGGAAGGCGAGAACCAGGGACTGCGCGAGCAGGTCGCCGCGATGCTCGGATCGACCTCCTGGCGCGTCACCCGCCCGGTGCGCGGCGTGGCGCAAGCGCTGCGGCGCCGGCCGGCGGGCGCCGGGCGGCGCGGGCAGACGGCGCCGCACACGCCCCTCGCGCGGCCCGCGCCGACCCACGGGCAGTATACGATCGCGCCCGGCGAGGCCCCGTCCGACCCGAGGAGCGTGTGGACGCTGGAGACCGGGCTCTTCGACGCGTCCGCCTACCGGGCGGCGGCCGGGCTCGGCGCGGTCAGCGACCTCGCGGCCGCGGAGCATTACGTGATCGAGGGCGAGCGCCGCGGCATCCCGCCCAACGGCTTCTTCGACCCCGCCGTCTACGCGGAGTTGCATCGCGAGGTCGTGGGCGCCGATATCGGGCTGCTGATCCACTACGCGCGCTACGGCCGTGCCGAGGGCCGGATCGCGAGTTTCGACGCCGATGCCGACATCCGGCCCGGCCGGCGGCCCTTCGACCCGAGCCTGCCGACCGCGCTCCTCGTCTGCCACGAGGCCAGCCGCACCGGCGCGCCGATCCTCGGCTGGAACCTCGCGCGCGAGCTCAACCGTGGCCGCAACCTCGTCGTGGCGCTGGTCAACCCCGGCGGCGACCTCGGCTCTATCTTCTACGACGAGGCGAGCGCCGTTGTGGGGCCGTTCCGCAAGGGGCAGCTCACCTGGTTCTACATGGCGCGCTTCGGCCGGGAACTCGCTCGGCGCTTCCCCATCGACTTCGCGGTCGCCAACAGCATCGAGTGCCAGCCGGTGCTGATCGGCCTCGCCGCGGCCGGCCTGCCGACGGTGACGCTCGTCCACGAATACCCCACCGGCCCTGAATCGCGGGCGCGGATGCAGAGCGGCATAATGCTGTCGCAGCAGGTCGTGTTCGACGCGCGGAGCCAGCACGAGGCGGCGCTCGCCTGCTGGCCCGGCATCACGCCGCGCAACACCCACGTGTTCCACCAGGGCGCCAGCGAGGTGCCGGCCGACCCGAAGGCGCCCGCGCCCTCGCCCGCAGCCCTGGCGGCGAAGCGCGACGCCGTGTTCCGCGCCGTGCGGGGCGACGGCACGAAGCCGGTCGTGCTCGGGCTCGGCACCGTGTCGATGCGCAAGGGTCCGGACCTCTTCGTGTCCTGCGCCGCGGCGGCGGCGCGGCGCCTGGGGCCGGGCGCGATGCGCTTCGTGTGGATCGGCCACACCCCCGCGAAGCCGCCCGAGGGCGATTTCCCGAACTGGCTCGCCGACCAGGTGAAGCGCTCCGGCCTCGGCTCGGACCTCGTGTTCCTCGACGCGGTCGACGACCTCGCCGGCGCCTATGCGGCGGCCGACGCCGCCATGATCTCGTCGCGGCTCGACCCCTTCCCCAACGTCGCCATGGACGCCGCGGCGGCCGGCGTGCCCCCCGTCTGCTTCGCCGAGGCCAACGGCTTCGCGGACTGGCTCGCCGCCGACCCGCGCACCGCCGCCCTGTCGGTGCCCTACCTCGACGCCGATGCGGCGGGCGCCATCCTGGCGGGGCTCGCGCGCGATCCCGAGCGCCGGCGCGCCCTCGGCGAAGCGCTGCGGGAGCGCAGCGCGCGCGACTTTCCCATGGAGCGCTACGTCGCGCGGCTGATGCCCCTCGTCGCCGAGGCGGAGCGCATCGCCGCGCAGGAACGGGAGGACGTGGCGCTGCTGCTCGCCGACGACACGTTCCGCGCCGACCTGTGGCAGAACCCGCACGAGAGCTTCACCCGCGACGAGGCGGTGCGGCTGCACGTGCGCAAGGCCGCCTCGGGCCAGGAGGCGAACCAGTATTGCCGGCGGCCGGCGCTGGGCTTCGTGCCGCAGACCTACGCCGACCATCACCCCGCGCTCGACGCGGCGCCCTATCCGAACCCGCTGGCGCACTGGATCCGCGCCGGCAAGCCGGCCGGCCCCTGGTCGCACCCGGTGCTGGTGGCGGGCGAGGGGGAGGCGGCGGGGCGGGGAGCCTCGCTGCGCGCGGCGCTGCACCTCCACCTCCACTATCCGGAGCTCGCCGACGACATGCTGTCGGCCCTCGCCGCCAACGCGGCGCGGCTCGACCTCTTCGTGTCGACGACCTCCGACGACAAGGCGGCGGCGCTGCGCGAGCGCTTCGCCGGATGGGACCGCGGGACCGTCGCGGTGGAGAGCTGCCCGAACCGCGGGCGGGACGTCGGGCCGATGCTGACGCTCTTCGCCGAGCGGCTGCGCGGCTACGACGTCGTCGGCCACCTCCACGGCAAGCGCAGCCTCGCGCTGACCGAGGTCGGGCTGAGCCTCGACCTCGGCGTGCGCTGGCAGGCCTTCCTGCTCGGCCACCTGCTCGGCGGCGCCTTCCCGATGGCCGACCTGATCCTCGACCGCTTCGCCGCCGACGAGCGGCTCGGCCTCGCGTTCCCCGAGGATCCCAACCTCACGGGGTGGAGCCTCGACCGCGAGATCGCGAGCGACCTCGCGCGCCGCATGGACCCCGCGATGGCGGTGCCGCACTCCATCGACTTCCCGATCGGCACGATGTTCTGGGCGCGGCCGGCCGCGCTGAAGCCGCTGTTCGACCTGCGCCTCGGCTGGGACGACTACCCCGCCGAGCCCGTGCCGATCGACGGCACGATGCTGCACGCGATCGAGCGGCTGCTGCCGGTGGTGGCGACACACGCAGGATTCGGGCTGACGACCACCCACGTGCCGGGCCTCACGCGATAG
- the hisN gene encoding histidinol-phosphatase has protein sequence MTIVDFEPFVAELAAVAGEAILPFFRTALHAQDKGGPGTGRSQFDPVTEADRAAETAMRRLIQATFPAHGIVGEEFGDHQADAEYVWVLDPIDGTKSFISGLPTWGTLVALEHRGVPVYGMMHQPFTREKFFGDNARATWSGRNGHGTEIVHHLRARSCAALADATVMTTSPALMDGAERASFERVAAQARLVRFGGDCYSYCMVAAGHVDLVIESGLQPYDIAALIPIIKGAGGVVTTWTGEDAERGGAVVAAGDPRVHEAALKLLAG, from the coding sequence ATGACGATCGTCGATTTCGAACCCTTCGTCGCCGAACTCGCGGCCGTGGCCGGCGAGGCGATCCTGCCATTCTTCCGGACGGCGCTGCACGCCCAGGACAAGGGCGGCCCCGGCACGGGGCGCAGCCAGTTCGACCCCGTGACGGAGGCCGACCGTGCGGCCGAGACCGCGATGCGTCGCCTGATCCAGGCGACTTTCCCGGCCCACGGCATCGTCGGGGAGGAGTTCGGCGACCACCAGGCCGACGCCGAATACGTCTGGGTGCTCGACCCGATCGACGGCACCAAGAGCTTCATCTCGGGCCTGCCGACCTGGGGAACGCTGGTGGCGCTGGAGCACCGCGGCGTGCCGGTCTACGGCATGATGCATCAGCCCTTCACGCGTGAGAAGTTCTTCGGCGACAACGCGCGCGCGACCTGGTCGGGCCGCAACGGCCACGGCACCGAGATCGTGCACCACCTCCGGGCGCGGAGCTGCGCGGCGCTGGCCGACGCCACGGTGATGACGACCAGCCCGGCGCTGATGGACGGTGCGGAGCGCGCCAGCTTCGAGCGCGTGGCCGCGCAGGCCCGGCTCGTGCGGTTTGGCGGCGACTGCTACAGCTACTGCATGGTGGCGGCCGGCCACGTCGACCTCGTGATCGAGAGCGGGCTGCAGCCCTACGACATCGCGGCGCTGATCCCGATCATCAAGGGGGCGGGCGGGGTCGTGACGACCTGGACCGGCGAGGATGCCGAGCGCGGCGGCGCCGTCGTGGCGGCGGGGGACCCGCGCGTCCACGAGGCGGCGCTGAAGCTGCTCGCGGGCTGA